The Leguminivora glycinivorella isolate SPB_JAAS2020 chromosome 7, LegGlyc_1.1, whole genome shotgun sequence genomic interval TCACAACCGTTCAACGGCAAGACGACAATCTTGGTGATTATTATTAGCATTAGTTTTATTCCGTTTGTACGAGACGGTTATATATTGCCTCTCCTTTGTTATGCCACAGTCTCATCGTCAGTATCATCGTCAGcattaattttatataaattagcTTCTTCCGTGCAAACGCTGAGATGCTTCATTGAATACCCAGAAAGTAAGATTATTGTGATTATTTCTGAAAACGCAATGTTTTCAaaatttgtattcttttttcCAAGCGGAACGATACATCTGCTACTTTGGTGAGTGGAAGTAGCTAATCGCAATCATTGTCAAAATTACTCATCCTCGTCATTCGGTGCAAACACACATCCCACTCAGTAGGAAATTGATGTTAGCGTACACGATAGTTTTGCACCATTAATATCTGTATTAGATGAATGTGATACGTCTCTCAATATTGACATGTAgtcgaagaaaaaaaaatgttggaaaAAGTCAAAggaaaattttaacttgataatGACTGTTCCAGAATTCAACGTGAGTTTGGACTTGGACTCAAGGAAGACAACGACCAAGAGAATCTTGACCGAGCGACGAGAGTCCACCTATACGACCACAATCGCACTGGAACAGGGCCAGCAGAAATGTGACAGCCTCACCGTTTATTTGGATGTAAGTTATGATACTTAGAcgtattcaaataattaatttaaatacggttgtactcacgttattatatcgctattgctgcgacatgtgtGGGTCTGcggagtttagccgtcgcgtgaactcctatatgcctgaagaggggcctccgaattggcccgaaacatgtcgcagcaatagcgatataataacgtgagtacaaccgtatttaaattaattatttgaatatgtctcacgaaagttagACGTATTCGTTGAAAGACTGCATCCATCATTTTTGAAGACCCTAAGAGGAGAATTATGGATGCaagaattttatttaacattCAGAATAAATTAAGTTCCTAAGTAGAACTGTTTGAGCCGCAAcccaaacattaaataaatcagcttatcaaataatatttactatttttaatggaatacaggcgtgattgtatgtatgtatgtatgtatgtatgtatgtatttttaatgGAATTTAAATACAATGAATAGGTTGTAGTCTAGAGTCTAGGACACGTAGTGGAAGAGGTTTGGTTACAAAAAGAAGGGACGCTGGTGCCGTGCACCTTGCTTTTATAGTGACGCAAAGGGGAAACTGTGGCGCTTCAGTCTTCATTCTTATTGGTCTGGCAGGTCGAGGCGCTGGCCGCCGCTCATTGGATCAGCGGGGTGCCCGGAGGTTGGCTGTCCTGGACAGTGTTGCCAGTCATAACGTTAACAAGaatttttataaagttttttCGCCCATCACCCTAAACCTTTACGGGTTTCTTCGACCTTGACTAATTCTTTGGACCATATTTTACATCCACATTATTTTAGACGTTTATTAAGAAAGCCTTGTTTAAAAACGAAGTTTAATATTTTAGGGGTCACAGATCATAGTAAAATTTTCACCAAATCTTTTACTGTTTCAGGAGGAAATCCGTGACAAGCTAACACCCATCGAAGTGAAGATGACATACAACCTGATGAACCAAGAGCCTCACGGAGGCATCGTGCCTCCAGTGCTGGACCAGACGCAGAACATCCAGGCGGCCGACTCTCTGAACATACAGAAGAACTGCGGGCCGGATAACGTGTGCATACCTAATCTGCATATGGAGGTTTCCTCGTAAgtaacatcatcatcctccttgcgttatcccggcattcgtcGCGGCTCGCGGCTCATGGGGACCagaggcccatttctcaaaactgaaagttacaagttacctgcggaagtctctttccaacttgtcatattagacattgactagcgattgtaaattgtaacttgtagcttcgagaaatgggccccaggggtccgctttgacaactttcCTCGTAAGTATTAACGTGCTACCAATGTTTGGCCAGGCGAAGTTAGGAAATAAGCATTGTTCATATTACGAATTAAAAGAGAGattgttttataaattttagcACAATATTATTGCTTTTCTACTGATCCCAGATAGACTACTGATCCCAGAAGCAAAAGATAAACAAAGTCCAATTCGAGTAGAGACAGAGAAAGACTAAAGTATGTGTGAAATCGTATGTGATTCGATACTTGCGGTCTATTGAGTTTATATGCAATTTAGCCCACTAATCAAAGGCTACATTGTGATAAATGATCGCATGCAAGATTTCGTACCATCTAAATCAGCCCCAACAATTAGAATGTTGTGTTTGAATGCTACCTATTCTGCTTtgggggttaccatgacttCATTCAGTACTTACTAAAGACGTTTAATTTAGATCGAGAGCAAGGGGCACAGATATGTCAGTTACAATAGCTCCGTCcttctctctcaacctaaactgaacgagtttagcacttcatggtaactcCCCTGATATTCTTAAAGCACACCAGTGGCTACTATTACCTACCAATTTACACTCTTTCTTATCTTCAGACCAATCCGAGAATACACCCTCGGCTCCGGAGAGAATATCAACCTGGACGTGACCGTCACCAACAGCGGCGAAGACGCCTTCGAAGCCGCATACTACCTGAAGATCCCCGCTGGTGTCACCTTCGCTAAGATGGAGAGGCTCGACAAGGACAGTGAAGCCAGCCAAGCGAATATTTACTGCTCGGTCATTGGCGGGAAGGACGTCAGTTTGAATACTACTTTGAAGTGTGATTTGGGCAATCCTATGTCTAGGGATGAAAAGGTTAGTATACTTACTTCTTTTGCGTATTCTTTTCTAAGTACATAAAATCATATCCTTTTTTTCGAGACTGAGCAAATCCTACATCAGGCACATACACTTAATACGACATTTTCATTTGAGAATATGGTATGATCTCTAATGATTATTTCTGTCAACTTCTTGCAGCAGTTGATTACGTACCTACTCTTTCTAAATCTGACAATATTGTACATTTCcttcaattgctcaaaggttaaagggataagttcgcctttgtactagtgataagctctttttcttgtgtgttgtattattttctggtacaataaagtgtttttctACTACTACATTTATATACCCCGAAAATTATGTCCTACAGAAATGCTGCTTAGCTCATCTCTCATAACTAAACGGAGGTATCATTAAGGTCTACCCAGCTCCATTTCTTTCTCTCCTTCACTGTAAAACATATATCAaataccatcatcatcatcacatcagCCTTTTAtctcccactgctgagcataggcctttCTAGTACGCCATTTGTCCCGGTTCATCCAGCTTTCATCTTcttagtctcatccagttgtgatccGCAATTTTCCGGACGTCCACCCATTTAAGTACCATAATTAAATCTTCGTCTCCACAGGTCCATTTCCAAGTAGTCCTGGAAGTGGACACGACGGTTTCCAGCATGGTATTCGACATGGAAACTAACTCGACCAACCCTGAGCAGAACACGAATTACGATAACGTGCGGCGTCTGTCCATTGGTGTGCTGGTTAAGGCCATGCTGTCGGTCATTGGGTAAGTGTTTTGTTGATTTGAAAAATAAACTTACGTTACGTACGtgaagtaaaaataatttatgtagTTTCCAAAAAACTGGGCAAGTCGATCCGTATTTTtgatcgagacaaaccttagtTTAAGGTTTAGATGCTTCAACAATGGTGTCTTAATGtaccgcctacaatcttctcttGTCCAAAGGCTGACTGGTAGAGGATGCcgcatggcattaagttcgccttttgtacattaagtccTTCTATTGTTCAATTTagtttaactaaataaataaactgcAAATATTTTCAATTACTTTTTTCGTCATAAAAACATTGCCTTCAGGAATCTCAAGGCTTTAATTATCTTCTTCTGCGTTTCTTGTGACTGAGGATCGCAAGCTTATAAGGTGATTGTTTATTGTGTGGACATGAAACTTTAAACCTATACTAATATGTCATTTTCTACATTCCAGTACCTCCGACCCTCCTGAGCTTCACTACAACGCCTCACTTTACGAGCTCGAGAACTTCACCGACGAAGCGAAACTCGGCCCCCAGGTCATCCACAAGTACCAGATCAAGAACGAAGGACCCTTCACAGCTGATGAGACTGAGTTCTACATCATGTGGCCATACCAGACTCTTACCGGTAAGACCTTTACTTGTCTTTAGTAGACTACTACTACGTCTACTACATATTTCATCGCCTCAGTGGATCCACTACAAGCCTTCTAAGAGCTTGAGAACTTCACCGACGGATCCAAACTGGGACCCCAGGTCATCCACAAGTACCAAATCAAGAACGAGGGGCCCCTCACAGCTGAAAACACTGAGTTCTACATCATGTGGCCGTACCAGACTCTCACTGGTAAGACCTTTACTTGTCTTTAGAAGACTACTACTACATTTCATCTCCTCAGTGGATCCACtacaaagaggattgagtattatagagagttactgtcgaagtaaaatgtgtaatcacagtgcatagactgccatctcttgatagGCATAGACTGCATCTCATAGGCttacaacttttgaacctcagttttgacaatttggtccatattcttagcttgataatatgtgttaaaatgtcaaatttttaATATGAGCGCCATTTAGCTGAGCGTatccaaaggtgtaatgccacctaggccaccgtacctttttctgtatgctACTGAGGTACAgcttttcttagactttatctgtctaatacggagttatatatgccTTTGATCCACTACAAGCCTTCTAACTACTTCTCGTCTATCCTAACCACCCAGTGTTTCGGGTATCCATGGGGGCTCACCATCAGGCCCTTTGATTGTTTACCAAAGAAAAAGCCTTAATGAGTAATCTATTATTTCAGAGGAGAACCTGATGTACATGCTGGTGCAACCTCAGCCGCTTGGAAACGTGCGCTGCGATGTGGCTCGCAACGTGAACCCGGCTAACCTTGTTGTGTCCTCGCCCTACGTGTCTTGGCTGAACAAGGAGAAAGAAGGTTGGTTTCATTCATTAATCCACCATAAATTTCAAACACTCAGTAACCGTCGAGATATCGCAGATTCCGTCTTACTCTATAAAATTATGCGCAATGTATTAGATGTCCCCTCACTACTACACCAAATACAGCTCAGAGTTCCCCGTAGACGTCAGCGCCACTGTCAGAAGAAAAGATTATTCTCGATTCCCAACAGTAGAACGTGTTATGCACAAAATATGTTCATAAGACGTGCCTGCAAACTATTTAACGAAAATGCCAAGCTTTCTAACATAGATATATTCACTTGTTCCATCAATACTTTAAAACGTGCCTTTGTTTAGGTAATAATGTACCTTTTCCTTTTCTTACGCTCTCAAATGTTTAGTTTTGGTTaagtaacattaaaaaaaaacagactgtGATTTTATGTAACAAATTAATGAAACTCTAGGTCTATATACTTTAACAATATTGTATAAGTACTGTTTGTAAACGACTGTATGtttctaaaatataataaaataaaaaaaatcattactaatgaCATACATATTAAGTagataaactcacgcctgtatttgcAAAAGAGGAAGGCAGAAGCCATGATGCAGAAAAAGTTTGACTGCTCAGGTTTCGGAGCTATTGTTagtaattaaggggttgaaagaataaATAATTGTGACAAGTTGCTTTGCTAGCCCATCGTCGACACTCGACACAATTTAACGCAAAAATCTTTATTGTTATGAGGTTCATCTATATGCTCTTTTGTCGTTGTTTTTATACACACACTGCGCTAACaaatctgtggatgagatagAGTGACAGTCCTTGATTGTTTCTGAGTGAAATACCTAAAAGTTTATGGTCAGCCTATATTAAAATGACCTTGAAAACTTTTCCCACCGGTAAGAACTATTAGTTTGTACCTATGTAAGTGACATGGAATTCTTTCTGTTTTTTCAGCCATGGAAAGCAGTGAATTCGCGTCCATTTACAGAGAGTATATAGCACAGAACTCCCGCGACTGGTATGAACAAAGTAAGTACCACAcgaataattaattaaagctTTTCAATCAAATATTGTTGTTCAGGAAATTCACGATCATATTTTCTTTCCAAGGATATTATTCCGGAAGCGAAGCTGGTCAGTTTATCGGAGAAGGTGGCAGGCAGTATGGCCAATCAGGCGGCAGCTACTACCAATCAGGAGGAGGCTACAGGCAGTCAGGTGGCAGCGTCAGCCAATCAGGCAGCGGCTACAGACAAAATGGCGGCTCCGTCAATACCTACGACAGAAACTCCATTATAGCTCAAGAAGAAACAAGGAAGAGGATGGAAGCAGAAGCAGTGGCTAGAGAACAGTTCAACAGCCTCTTCGGTGGAAAATTCGACTATAATCGTAATCGTGATGAGATTCCTAAAGATTATACTGTGACGAAATACAGGAATAAGACGGTTGTATACGATGACAGGAACAACATAGTGTGGCAAGCTGAAACTAGCACGGAGTATGGAGGACTCATTGGCCAAGAAGCTGGTGGATCTTATCATGCGTAAGTGATGTTCTGTTTGTTAGCATGCGTATTTTGTTTGTTAGGAACCTATTAGGTTATTAAATCTTATCAGAAACTGCGTTGTAATTGTAGCTTTGTGAAAACAAGTTCGTACTACTCTGACAATTTACATTTTAATCCTAAATTAGGTATGACTTTTGAAAACCAAGGTTAGAATCTACATCAGATCAAAATCGAAgaatttaatattttcgtaaaatttcgcttaggtacttacttatttttttatccacGACGGTGAAACTATATTTTCTAATGGTCTTACTTTACTTTTTCCAGGTCTGGCCAAGACTACTTCGGCCAGCAAGGTTCCCGAGGCGTCGTGTCGCACAGCGGTTCCCAAGGTTCCTTCCAAGGAGGTGCTCCGTTCGTGCACCGCGACTTCGCTACAACGGAGACGGTGAACCGTGACGTCATCAACAGAGACTCAGCGACGTACAGAGCTGGTCTGACGAGCGTTGGTGACAGTGAGGATGATATTGGAGGTAAGAATCTTATTATAAGCTCTTAGCAATTATTTAGCACACTCCTGAGATTCTGGTGGCCCAGGTTCCTTCCACCAATTCATAACTTCGATTTCGCTACTACGGAGACGGTGAACTGTGACGTCATCAACCGAGATTCAGCGACGTACAGAGCTGGGCTGACGAGCGTAGGTGTCAGTGACGATGATATTGGAGGTTGTTGTGCTTAGCATGATATTGATGACTTATTTAGCAACTGAGATTCTCGTGCCTAAGATCCCTTCCAAGGTGGATTATGTCTTTCCATGGTACCAGGGTTAATTTCACTGTACAAGCAAATTGTACCTGCGACACTTCAGCCAATTTTACAGTCTGCCAAGGAAGAGTAGAAATTAAGGAGTGCCATTGAAATGTCGTTGTTTactttgatttcaaaattaaatctGGACCATTTTAAATTACTAGATTTCAAGTATTAATCTCGAAACTGGTATTTAAGTAGTGACTGTTAAACTACTTTATCCACCTTTTGTAATACGACTGGGAGAATCTCACCAAAATCATTTGATTCCAGGTTTCGGAGCGTCTGCAGCACAAGGAACCAACGGCGAGTTCAGAAGCGGTGTAACCGGAGTAGGCTACGACAATCGGCAGTCAGCCAGCCAGGGAAGCCAGAGCTCCGGTGGGAGATCAGGCTACCAGGGGGGATATTCTCAAGGATACCAGGGCCAGGGCTACCAGGGTGGACAGTTCTCGTCAGGGTCTCAGAGTGCGAGGAGTGGTGGAGCATATTCTTATTCCAGCCACTCTGAATCAGGTAATAATCTATCTTCTTTTCATCTTTTTGTTCGTCGTTTTGTTCGCTTTAATTCGGAGTTACAGTTACTTTCCGTTTTGAAAATAGTGCCTTGTGAATATTTTCTTAATGGAATCACAGAAAAGAAGAATGGAAAGGAATCACGGAAAGAGTCACAGAGGAAGCATATTTATAAAAACTGAATAGATTCTCAtctaatttaaatttacttgAGCCATTTCTTAGTGATTCCCTTACCGAAAATTGTTATCAGGATGAATTAAGAGTCTAATGATGTTAATTCTTTTTCAGGGTATAGTGCACAGTCTGGAGGCAGCTATTCATCAGGACAAAAACACGAAAGTGCCAGAAGAAAACGAGAGGATCAGGTAATATTATTTGACATTATTTTAAGTTCATTATAAAACATGTATGGGCCTCAGACCAAACCCCGAAGTTTGATCATCAATCAAGTCACTACGACCTGTCAAGACTAAcagtataaatatttgaaaagtTCCCTCATTATGTTTACAGTTATTTTTGATCTCTGTTAACGTTCCTAAATTTCTTCATCTCTgaattaaataagtattttatcATGACTAATCGTTTGACAAATATCTTCCCTTCAGTTCCAGGTGGACAGCCAGCTCAGCGCCCTCCTGAAGAGCTGTAACGAGAAGTACAAGTGTGCGGTGGTGCACTGCGCTACCGGGCGCCTGCTCAAGGGACAAGAAGTCTGGGTCGCCCTGCGGACGAGGCTCAACGCCAGTGTGCTCAATGAGGTAacaatcttatttatttataaaaaaaaaaatgggtttttattttattttattttatttttttatttatattagcctAGATTGTGTAAAAGCAgcggtggcctagcggtaagagcatgcgactttcaatccggaggttgcgggttcgaacctcgactcctaccaatgagtttttcggaacttctgtgcgaaatgtcaattgatatttgccagtcgcttttcgctgaaggaaaacatcgtgaggaaaccggactaatcccaaggCCTAgtaacccttcgggttggagggtcaggtggcagtcgctttcgtaaaaactagtgcctctgcctacgccaaatcttgggattagtggtCAAAGCGAATCCCAAGGAtcccgggataatgcaaggaggatgagctTAAATTGTGACCCACTGCTTGACAAAAGGCGTACCCTTCCTCTGCTCCTCACGGTTTGCCCGCTCTTGCCAGTCGCTGCAAagcaaaatacgtcgaggtcgtcccgccatttcttctttggtcgtcctctgccccggctaatttATAACCACTCAGCCATCACTTTGGCCACAGTAtaacaaagagtactatcgtacagtatggccactcccgctccccgctgaaagcgccgcccaccccctctcggttacttcacagttaccgcctgtcaaaaacgcgaacagtcggcctgtcatatgtcactcatacaagcatagtacgcgttcacctacacgagcttaaactgtgtgctaggaacgcgcctctttcatatatttgattgccagtgtccgaggtgtgctttgGCTCACCGTTCCAGGTGCAAGAACTTATCTTGAATCTGCGgaggcccttacggatacacttcgacccactGGGATCTTTTGCACGATTGTCCCCTACTATCCTAaaatccttcagctattcaggagcttctcgaccatctgggtagctctctgaagtcctttggttccaggtaacctgctccaaagttcttcaatATCTACCTGGCTCATTGTCATTGAGATAACTTTGAAAGCGTATTATGCGTACCTTTGACCTAAATTTGATTATGGCATTATAATGTGGGTAAAGAGAACGTCATTAAAATGGCACATTCGTAATTGGTtgttatttgtattatttgatgTATAGATTTTTCATTAGTCCATTAATTTAGTTTACACATATCAATATTTTAAAGCGGCCATATTAGAACTCAATTTTCAGCTTGTCTCGACTTTTGGTATTCACCAGCTGAAAATTCTTCACTATCAGACGAGACCTGGCAAGACTAGGAATGTAGGAATACTGGTTAACATACGTACTGATGCTGAAATCCCCTTAAGTGTGTAATTAAAATACTATACATATTTGGGTGTCATCTAATGTGACTAACATTCTTTTCTCAGATCTCAAAAGACCGTCCAGTGAAGATTTCTTCCCTCGTGGCAGCCCACGTGACTCAGCTCCCAATAGTGGGCTCGCCGAAGCATACCACATGGCACCAGGCTGAAGCCAAAACCGTGGTGACCCCACAGCTGGGTGCCGCTGAGAGCGGTTCCATACCTCTGTGGGTGATCATCTTAGCTGCAGTTGTGGGTGCCTTACTGTTGCTGCTACTGATCTTCGCTCTGTATAAGGTGAGATTCGCAATTATCTATTTTAAATCTTGGAGCCTAGTTGACCATACCCACCGTGGCATGGCGTGGTCCACGAACAGTGTTGTGACATACCATGGTCA includes:
- the LOC125228395 gene encoding integrin alpha-8 isoform X5 translates to MWFDKKRGNTRDKQQNPIDEKSNQWFGATLSSTGKNGPIVACAPRYVSFVNHRLQHRDPVGACFVASSSDGHDVKEFSPCRTHFKTVDEASHGNRKTGVCQAGFSAAISKDVNGFERLFMGAPGSWYWQGRTISIDSTETFNSYYMKIPEEGQIYSQSVGSNPILIATPEANPKYDDSYMGYSVAVGDFAGTKQQGVAVGMPRGAGLKGLVVLYTWDLQNIRNISGSQIGAYFGYSLASGDIDGDGLDDVIVGSPMFSKPKSDGFEHGRIYVIYQGRDRSFLKSHWITGEVSRGRFGLSVASLGDINYDGFGDIAVGAPYGGEHGRGVVYIFQGSETGIRDKYSQAIKAEDISPSLTTFGFSLSGGVDLDDNSYNDLAVGAYKSDSVVFLKSQPVVKVMAEVKFQEDTKLISLTDKRCTTRDGTKAVCSKLIYCLQFGGINVDRQIKFNVSLDLDSRKTTTKRILTERRESTYTTTIALEQGQQKCDSLTVYLDEEIRDKLTPIEVKMTYNLMNQEPHGGIVPPVLDQTQNIQAADSLNIQKNCGPDNVCIPNLHMEVSSPIREYTLGSGENINLDVTVTNSGEDAFEAAYYLKIPAGVTFAKMERLDKDSEASQANIYCSVIGGKDVSLNTTLKCDLGNPMSRDEKVHFQVVLEVDTTVSSMVFDMETNSTNPEQNTNYDNVRRLSIGVLVKAMLSVIGTSDPPELHYNASLYELENFTDEAKLGPQVIHKYQIKNEGPFTADETEFYIMWPYQTLTEENLMYMLVQPQPLGNVRCDVARNVNPANLVVSSPYVSWLNKEKEAMESSEFASIYREYIAQNSRDWYEQRYYSGSEAGQFIGEGGRQYGQSGGSYYQSGGGYRQSGGSVSQSGSGYRQNGGSVNTYDRNSIIAQEETRKRMEAEAVAREQFNSLFGGKFDYNRNRDEIPKDYTVTKYRNKTVVYDDRNNIVWQAETSTEYGGLIGQEAGGSYHASGQDYFGQQGSRGVVSHSGSQGSFQGGAPFVHRDFATTETVNRDVINRDSATYRAGLTSVGDSEDDIGGFGASAAQGTNGEFRSGVTGVGYDNRQSASQGSQSSGGRSGYQGGYSQGYQGQGYQGGQFSSGSQSARSGGAYSYSSHSESGYSAQSGGSYSSGQKHESARRKREDQFQVDSQLSALLKSCNEKYKCAVVHCATGRLLKGQEVWVALRTRLNASVLNEISKDRPVKISSLVAAHVTQLPIVGSPKHTTWHQAEAKTVVTPQLGAAESGSIPLWVIILAAVVGALLLLLLIFALYKCGFFKRNRPSDHNERQPLNGRDEHL
- the LOC125228395 gene encoding integrin alpha-PS2 isoform X4 yields the protein MAVYFGVLLCVVGALGFNVHIPSRVVYKGSADSMFGFTVQAHVDNGQKMILVGAPEADSQYLSSNRKPGAVYRCDAGERGYQRDTPLDHCQEMWFDKKRGNTRDKQQNPIDEKSNQWFGATLSSTGKNGPIVACAPRYVSFVNHRLQHRDPVGACFVASSSDGHDVKEFSPCRTPSHGNRKTGVCQAGFSAAISKDVNGFERLFMGAPGSWYWQGQIYSQSVGSNPILIATPEANPKYDDSYMGYSVAVGDFAGTKQQGVAVGMPRGAGLKGLVVLYTWDLQNIRNISGSQIGAYFGYSLASGDIDGDGLDDVIVGSPMFSKPKSDGFEHGRIYVIYQGRDRSFLKSHWITGEVSRGRFGLSVASLGDINYDGFGDIAVGAPYGGEHGRGVVYIFQGSETGIRDKYSQAIKAEDISPSLTTFGFSLSGGVDLDDNSYNDLAVGAYKSDSVVFLKSQPVVKVMAEVKFQEDTKLISLTDKRCTTRDGTKAVCSKLIYCLQFGGINVDRQIKFNVSLDLDSRKTTTKRILTERRESTYTTTIALEQGQQKCDSLTVYLDEEIRDKLTPIEVKMTYNLMNQEPHGGIVPPVLDQTQNIQAADSLNIQKNCGPDNVCIPNLHMEVSSPIREYTLGSGENINLDVTVTNSGEDAFEAAYYLKIPAGVTFAKMERLDKDSEASQANIYCSVIGGKDVSLNTTLKCDLGNPMSRDEKVHFQVVLEVDTTVSSMVFDMETNSTNPEQNTNYDNVRRLSIGVLVKAMLSVIGTSDPPELHYNASLYELENFTDEAKLGPQVIHKYQIKNEGPFTADETEFYIMWPYQTLTEENLMYMLVQPQPLGNVRCDVARNVNPANLVVSSPYVSWLNKEKEAMESSEFASIYREYIAQNSRDWYEQRYYSGSEAGQFIGEGGRQYGQSGGSYYQSGGGYRQSGGSVSQSGSGYRQNGGSVNTYDRNSIIAQEETRKRMEAEAVAREQFNSLFGGKFDYNRNRDEIPKDYTVTKYRNKTVVYDDRNNIVWQAETSTEYGGLIGQEAGGSYHASGQDYFGQQGSRGVVSHSGSQGSFQGGAPFVHRDFATTETVNRDVINRDSATYRAGLTSVGDSEDDIGGFGASAAQGTNGEFRSGVTGVGYDNRQSASQGSQSSGGRSGYQGGYSQGYQGQGYQGGQFSSGSQSARSGGAYSYSSHSESGYSAQSGGSYSSGQKHESARRKREDQFQVDSQLSALLKSCNEKYKCAVVHCATGRLLKGQEVWVALRTRLNASVLNEISKDRPVKISSLVAAHVTQLPIVGSPKHTTWHQAEAKTVVTPQLGAAESGSIPLWVIILAAVVGALLLLLLIFALYKCGFFKRNRPSDHNERQPLNGRDEHL